The Papio anubis isolate 15944 chromosome 5, Panubis1.0, whole genome shotgun sequence genome has a segment encoding these proteins:
- the SMIM3 gene encoding small integral membrane protein 3 isoform X3 yields MDAVSQVPMEVVLPKHILDIWVIVLIILATIVIMTSLLLCPATAVIIYRMRTHPILSGAV; encoded by the coding sequence atggatgcagtcaGCCAAGTCCCTATGGAAGTCGTGCTTCCCAAGCACATCCTGGATATCTGGGTTATTGTCCTCATCATCCTGGCCACCATTGTCATCATGACCTCGTTGTTGCTGTGCCCAGCCACTGCAGTCATCATCTATCGCATGCGGACTCATCCAATCCTCAGTGGGGCTGTTTGA